The following nucleotide sequence is from Acidobacteriota bacterium.
ACCGCGGCGGCGCTCCCGGAGGAGGGCGAGCTGGCCATCGGCCCGTTTCGCGCCCGCTTCGTCCCGGTGGCGCACTCCGTACCGCAGAGCTCGATGCTGGTGATCGACACGCCCGCGGGGCGGCTGGTGCACTCCGGCGATTTCAAGTTCGACGACGATCCGGTCTCGGGCTCGCCCACCGACCGCGACCGGTTGCGCCGCCTCGGCAGGGAGGGGGTGCGGGTGCTGTTGCTCGACAGCACGGGAGCCCGCACCCCCGGCCGTACCCCGGGCGAACGGCTCGCGCGCCGGAAGGTGGCCGACGCGGTGCGGGGCGTCGAGGGTCAGGTCCTCGCCACGACCTTCTCCAGCCACGTCGACCGGATCTCCGCCTTCCTCGCAGCGGCGGCGGCCGAAGGTCGCACCGTGGGCCTCGTCGGGCGCCGCATGACCGAGATGGCCCGGCACGCGCTCGAACTCGGCCTCCTCGATCCCCCTTCGGGTCTCCTCGCGAGCCCGGAGGAGGTGGCCGAGCTTCCTCCTCGCCGGCGGCTTTGGCTGGCCGGCGGCTGTCAGGGGGAGCTCGGTTCGTCGATGACACGGATCTCGTTCGGCAACGATCGCCTGGTCCGCACGGGCCCCGGCGACCGCGTGCTGATCTCCGCCCGCGTGATCCCGGGCGCGGAACCGCTCGTCAGCCGGATGATCGACCGGTTTCTCCGGACGGGAGCCGAGGTGTGGCACGCGGACGACCACCCCGGGCTCCACGTCTCCGGCCATGCGGCCCGAGAGGAGCTGCGGGAGATGGTCGAGTTGCTGGCCCCGGAGTTCGTGGTGCCGGTGCACGGCGACCGGCGGCACCTGGAGATGAACGCCGCGATCGCCGCCTCGGCCTCCGCGAAGGCGGTGGTCGCCGAGTCGGGGGAATGGCTGGCCTTGGGTGGCGAAGGGATGGTCAGGGGGGCCTCGGTGGACCTCCCGCCCCGCCTCTTCGACGCCAGCGGGCGGGAAGCGACGGCGGACGAGGTGAGGCGGCGGCGGCGGATCGCGCGTCACGGCATCGTGATCGTCGTCCTGGAGGGCGAGGAGGGGGTCCGGGTCGACGCCCACGGGATCGCCGGCTGGGACGACGACCCCGACCTCCGCCGGGAGATCCTGACCCGGGCCCGCGAGATCGCGGCCGGCCGGCGCGGGGAGGGCCGCCCGCCCGGGGCGCTGGCCGAGGAGCTGGCCCGCAC
It contains:
- a CDS encoding ribonuclease J, yielding MARLGPSAGGGGRVPVSDSLRIVSLGGSGGFGLNATLVVWRGEALLVDFGAGYPHAGMLGVERLVPDPRPLIDEVGRLHAVLLTHAHDDHCGAIGHLPPPWRSAPVYGLPLTLRVARDRCLEAGRSLTAAALPEEGELAIGPFRARFVPVAHSVPQSSMLVIDTPAGRLVHSGDFKFDDDPVSGSPTDRDRLRRLGREGVRVLLLDSTGARTPGRTPGERLARRKVADAVRGVEGQVLATTFSSHVDRISAFLAAAAAEGRTVGLVGRRMTEMARHALELGLLDPPSGLLASPEEVAELPPRRRLWLAGGCQGELGSSMTRISFGNDRLVRTGPGDRVLISARVIPGAEPLVSRMIDRFLRTGAEVWHADDHPGLHVSGHAAREELREMVELLAPEFVVPVHGDRRHLEMNAAIAASASAKAVVAESGEWLALGGEGMVRGASVDLPPRLFDASGREATADEVRRRRRIARHGIVIVVLEGEEGVRVDAHGIAGWDDDPDLRREILTRAREIAAGRRGEGRPPGALAEELARTLGNLLRGEARFRPEVIVSEPPREEER